Within the Desulfosalsimonas propionicica genome, the region TGTCGATCATCAGGGCGGTGTCTGCGGGATGGTCCGGTGCCGGCAGGTCCGGGGCTGCAGCCTGCCATATGGTTCCCTGATCAGCCGTGATGCGGCGGGCAAACCTTACCCGTTCAGCATCCGGGTCCATGCCGGTTATCCGGATTTTCGGGTCCATGGCCAGCAGCCACCCGGCGGTGATGCCATAGCCGCACCCGATATCCAAAACTGTTCCGGGCTTGTCCAGAAACCCGGGCAGCTCGGTAAACATGGGATCCACCCGGCGCTTGATTGCCGCAAAAATCCGGGGAAAGACCTCGGTGTGCCGGTATATGCGGGCAAGGCGCTGTTTGTGTTCTGCAGACCCGGGCGCTGCCACACCCTGGCCCAGGACCGCGGGCTGAAACAGGAAATCCAGAATGGCCGGCAGCAGGCAGAAAGTGCCGGCCACCACGAACAAAACCGCAGGGGCCAGAATCAGGCCCAGGCTTTTCATGAGCAGGTGTTCTCCCGTGGCCAGGGCGGCAAACCCGATAAACGTGGATGCCGCAGCCAGAAACACGGCCATGCGGATATGGGCGAAATGCGGATGGGCAGGTGTGCCGTAGCGCTGGTAAGCCCGGACGAAATAAAGGGAATAATCCAGGCCCATGCCGAAAACCACCACCGAGAGCATCAGCCCGGGGATGTTTAACGGCTGGCCCAGCAGGTGCAGGAGGCCCAAAGTGCAGACCATGGCAAATCCCAGGGGCAGAAGCGAGACCGCTGCAAGGGTGAGATCGGCAAAAAACAGCACCAGCAGCACGGCTACGCCCGCGGCCACAACGGCAAACATCCGCACAAAGGTATCCGATAGCAGCACGCCCAGGTTTTGGGCGTAATAATTGGGGTCCAGCACGGAGATCTCCGGCCGGCCCGATGAAATCGTGTCAAAAAACCGGGCCGGGTCATAGTTTTCTCCGGGCACAAGGGAGGCAAACAGGATGCGGCCGTCTCCGGTCTTTTCAGAATAAATGCTTAGAAAATCAAAAAAACGTTCATCAAAGCGCATCTGCCCGGAATCGCAGTCCGTGGTTTGGCTTTCATAAACCTCGGCAAAATTCTCCGGGTTTATCCCCAGGGCCGCGGCCTGATCCATGATGCGGGAAACCACTTGCTTTTGTCCGGCATCCTGCCAGAATTGCCGCCATGCTTCCAGGTTGGTGCGGCAGCGCTTTGGGCCGGGAAACAGCATGGAGGGCAAAAATGCCTCTGAAATGCGGTTTTCAGCCATCTGGTCTTCGATTTCGGCGGCAAGCCGGTCGCTTGTCTGCTGGAGCTTTTTTTTGTTTTCCGCCCGGGCCATGACATGAACCCGGTCAAACATTTGGTTTCCCCAAGTGTCTGCGATCTTTTGTTCTGCGGCAAGGGTGTCTTTGCTCACGGTATTGATGGCGGAAATATCCACGCAGAAATCCGGCCGGGCAAAAAAGGCCAAAACTCCGGCCGCCAGAACGGCCAAAACCAGCTTGGGTTTTTTTCCGGACAGCACCGCATGGTCCACTGCGGTTTGCAGCAGCAGCCGGTGCTTGCGGCGGGCGCCTTTAAGCCCGGGCATCAGCAGGGGAAATCCGGTATGCACGAACAAAAAGGAAAACAAAATGCCCAAAGCGGCAAACTGCCCGATTTCCGCCAGTATGGGAAATCCGCTGAAAACCAGCAGGAAAAAGGCCCCCGCCGAGGTCAGCGCCGCTGCAAGGGCTACTGCCCATACCTCCCTGGAGGCGTGTTTGCCGGTTGTTTCATGTGGGCGGTCTGCAAACAGCAGATAGGAAATGCCGTGGTCAACTGTAATGGCCATGATGGCCCCGCCGAAACCCAGGGCCATGATGGTGATGGATTCGTGCCACAGGGCGTAAAACATCAGTGCGGCCAGGGTGCCGAACACCGCGGGCACAAATGCCAGAAGCCCGATTACGGGTCTGGGAAAGGCCATTATGAGCAGCACGGCAATGCCCAGGGCCGAAAGAAAAACAGCCTGCCTGGCGTCGTTTTTGGCCGCGGTTTCATTGTCGATCACCGCCCGGTAAGCGCCGGCTGCGGTCAGTGTCAGGTCCGCGCCCCGGGTGTCAACGTCCCGGGAAAGCGCCTGCCGGGCCTGGCTGATGGCCGTTGCGATTTCTTTGGCGGCTTCAGATCCGGTTGCGGCCCGGCCGGGATCGGCAATAATTAAGACATGGCCCAGGTCCCTGGAAAATAGCCGGCCCTTGTGAAATTCGATGTTTTTTGCCGGCATCAGGGCCCGGGTTTTTTCCAGGACCACGTCGCGCAGGCCAGCGGGATCAGCCAGGATGGCCCGGGCCCGGCCGGTGCTTTCCATGGTGTATAACCGGGACAGGTTTTGCCTGACCCGTTTTTCCAGCACCCCTTTTTCCAGCAAAGGGGCCGCCTTTTTTTCCAGGTCCCGGTCAGTGAGCAGGGCCGGCAGGTGTTGTGCCGCATAAAGATCCAGGGCGGAAAAAATCTGCCCGGCGTCTTTGAAACCCACGGCATCAAACAGCCCGGTGGCCTCCAGATACGCTTCCAGCCGGCCGGCAGCTGCAGAAAGCACCTCCGGGTCTGCGGGTTCAAGGCCCAGGTCGATCAATACCCGGTTCTGGTAGGGGTGGTTTAAAATGACTTCATGGCCGTCTGCCATGACCGGGTTGCCAGCGGGCAGGGAATGCAGGATGTTGGTTTCAATGCGGAGATCTGAGGCAAAAAATGCGAAAAGGGCCATTGCCGAAGCCAAGGCAAGGAGAAAAACACCCCGGAGCAGTGTTGATTTTTTTGTCAGCCCCGCTTGTGTCAATTTAGACCTTCCTTTGCGGACTTTCGCAGAAAATCCGCAAACCGTCGTGCCATTAGCCGGGTGAAAATTTTTGCGTTTCGAAGAAAGTCCAGTCCGGGGCGGAAATGGGAGATGCGCTGGTCAGCCGGCAGATAATGGACGCGAACCGGCACTTCAATTATGGCAACATCCTGGCAGCGGGCCCGCACCAGGATTTCCACCTCAAAGTCAAACCGGGTGCACACCGCCCCCCAGTGCAGGACCCCGGGCAGGGGATAGGCCCGGAATCCGCTCTGGGAATCGGACAGTTTGGGCCCGCCGCACACCCAAACCCAGAAGTTGGAAAACCGGCGGCCCATCCGGGAGCCGTATCGGATATGGGATTGCTCCATTCCCGTGCGGCAGCCAACGATCAGGGCGCGGCCGGAATCAGCCGCAGCCGCCATCAGGGCCGGGGCGTCGGCCGGATCATGCTGGCCGTCAGCGTCTATGGTCACGGCATAGTCGGCCAGTTGCGCCGCCGCTGCCAGACCGGTTTGCATGGCCGCCCCTTTGCCGGCATTGCGGGCATGGGTGATCACACAGATATCCGCAATCTGCCCGAGCCGGGCGGCGGTGTCATCTGTTGATCCGTCGTTGACCACGATAATATCTGCATCAAGCCCTTTGGCCCGGGATATGACCGCTTCTACGGAAGTGCCGTGATTGTAGACCGGGATCACGATGGCAAACCGGTGCTTTTGCGGCCCATTGTGCGCCGGGTCGGTTTTGGGGCCGGGTTTAGGATTCATGGACATGCAGGGGGTTTTGGGGGTTGTCCGCCCGCGGGTTGTCCCGGCACCAGGAAATAGCCCAGGCCCCCGGGCCGATGTGGACCCCGGAGGTCATGGACATGGGCTGGAGCAGGATTTCGGCTTCCGGAAAAAGTGCGGCGATCCGTTCCTTGACCGGGCCGGCCACCCATTGCCGGTTATCGGAATATTCCAGCAGCAAAAGCGGGTGTCGGGCGTGGTTTATGTCCTGCTGCAGCCTTTGTTCGGCAAATTTGATCTGGGCTTCGGCGTTGCGCACGATGCCGACTTTCTCCGCCCCGTGGGAAAGGGGGCTGATGACCGGTTTCATGTGGA harbors:
- a CDS encoding MMPL family transporter, with the translated sequence MALFAFFASDLRIETNILHSLPAGNPVMADGHEVILNHPYQNRVLIDLGLEPADPEVLSAAAGRLEAYLEATGLFDAVGFKDAGQIFSALDLYAAQHLPALLTDRDLEKKAAPLLEKGVLEKRVRQNLSRLYTMESTGRARAILADPAGLRDVVLEKTRALMPAKNIEFHKGRLFSRDLGHVLIIADPGRAATGSEAAKEIATAISQARQALSRDVDTRGADLTLTAAGAYRAVIDNETAAKNDARQAVFLSALGIAVLLIMAFPRPVIGLLAFVPAVFGTLAALMFYALWHESITIMALGFGGAIMAITVDHGISYLLFADRPHETTGKHASREVWAVALAAALTSAGAFFLLVFSGFPILAEIGQFAALGILFSFLFVHTGFPLLMPGLKGARRKHRLLLQTAVDHAVLSGKKPKLVLAVLAAGVLAFFARPDFCVDISAINTVSKDTLAAEQKIADTWGNQMFDRVHVMARAENKKKLQQTSDRLAAEIEDQMAENRISEAFLPSMLFPGPKRCRTNLEAWRQFWQDAGQKQVVSRIMDQAAALGINPENFAEVYESQTTDCDSGQMRFDERFFDFLSIYSEKTGDGRILFASLVPGENYDPARFFDTISSGRPEISVLDPNYYAQNLGVLLSDTFVRMFAVVAAGVAVLLVLFFADLTLAAVSLLPLGFAMVCTLGLLHLLGQPLNIPGLMLSVVVFGMGLDYSLYFVRAYQRYGTPAHPHFAHIRMAVFLAAASTFIGFAALATGEHLLMKSLGLILAPAVLFVVAGTFCLLPAILDFLFQPAVLGQGVAAPGSAEHKQRLARIYRHTEVFPRIFAAIKRRVDPMFTELPGFLDKPGTVLDIGCGYGITAGWLLAMDPKIRITGMDPDAERVRFARRITADQGTIWQAAAPDLPAPDHPADTALMIDMLHYLSDHAAAQTLAAAKDRLEPGGRLIMRAAVLREAKDSFLRRVEILRLKIRGIARHDRTEAQIRDLLTSTGFEIRHVQDSGQGREEKWFAARKPQSYGETR
- a CDS encoding glycosyltransferase family 2 protein, with product MNPKPGPKTDPAHNGPQKHRFAIVIPVYNHGTSVEAVISRAKGLDADIIVVNDGSTDDTAARLGQIADICVITHARNAGKGAAMQTGLAAAAQLADYAVTIDADGQHDPADAPALMAAAADSGRALIVGCRTGMEQSHIRYGSRMGRRFSNFWVWVCGGPKLSDSQSGFRAYPLPGVLHWGAVCTRFDFEVEILVRARCQDVAIIEVPVRVHYLPADQRISHFRPGLDFLRNAKIFTRLMARRFADFLRKSAKEGLN